A single genomic interval of uncultured Desulfobacter sp. harbors:
- a CDS encoding Hsp70 family protein: MEPIIGIDLGTTNSEVAFVIDGKATVLKENDNGIVPSCVGLGTTGTMSVGTTAKNQATLYPDKTVLSIKRLMGSQEKISIGGNTYTPQEISAFILKELKDRAQRITGQTITKAVITTPAYFTDVQRQATREAGEIAGLTVVRILNEPTAAALAYESADTDSRTILVYDLGGGTFDVSIVRIEDGVVEVLSSTGDNHLGGDDFDFEIENMLLAHVKEEYDLDLSEDTIARARLKRAAEKAKIELSSAPYAAIEEDHLAKKDDMDVHLSYELSKMEFESMIEPYLQKTMDSVNKALKDAAMLPSALDKIILVGGSTRIPRLSAMLEDSFGIFPHQEIDPDLCVAMGAAIQAGREMGLDSSGILLDITPYTFGTSALGELDGVMTDSLFVPLIRRNTKLPAVKSEVFWTVVPGQERVQVQVYQGEDRDALNNILIGNYRLDLSPDQPSESPVILKYELDFNGILKITAIEKNTGKQITGVIENAFSEISQDTVSASKSKIDEVWESQDDVDTAVNDSDEETGAPDEMPEAFLSLISRARDVLEDASAEDCEEIINLIEDIETLVADNNLDEAQESAQALEDILFYLE; encoded by the coding sequence ATGGAACCGATTATCGGGATAGATCTTGGTACGACAAATTCTGAAGTCGCCTTTGTGATAGACGGCAAAGCAACCGTTTTAAAGGAGAATGATAACGGTATTGTGCCCTCCTGTGTGGGGCTTGGCACAACCGGGACCATGAGCGTGGGAACAACGGCTAAAAATCAGGCAACACTCTATCCTGACAAAACGGTTCTTTCCATCAAACGCCTTATGGGGTCACAGGAAAAAATTTCTATAGGGGGCAATACTTATACTCCCCAGGAGATTTCCGCTTTTATCCTCAAGGAACTTAAGGATAGAGCCCAGCGGATAACCGGCCAAACCATTACAAAAGCGGTCATTACTACGCCGGCCTATTTTACGGATGTCCAGCGCCAGGCGACCAGGGAGGCAGGCGAGATCGCAGGGCTTACCGTGGTACGGATTCTCAATGAACCCACAGCCGCAGCCCTTGCATATGAATCCGCTGATACCGATTCCCGGACCATCCTAGTGTATGACCTTGGGGGGGGGACCTTTGATGTCTCCATTGTAAGAATTGAGGACGGGGTGGTGGAAGTACTCTCTTCCACAGGTGACAACCATCTGGGCGGAGATGATTTTGACTTTGAGATTGAGAATATGCTTCTGGCCCATGTTAAAGAGGAATATGATCTTGATCTTTCAGAGGATACCATTGCAAGGGCAAGGCTTAAGCGTGCTGCGGAAAAAGCAAAAATAGAACTTTCCAGTGCCCCTTATGCAGCTATTGAAGAGGATCATCTTGCCAAGAAAGATGACATGGATGTTCATCTTTCCTATGAATTATCCAAAATGGAATTCGAGTCCATGATTGAGCCCTATCTTCAAAAAACAATGGACAGCGTTAACAAGGCCTTGAAAGATGCCGCCATGCTGCCGTCAGCCCTTGATAAAATTATTCTGGTTGGGGGTTCCACAAGGATTCCGAGACTTTCGGCTATGCTGGAAGACAGTTTTGGTATTTTCCCCCATCAGGAAATTGACCCGGATCTGTGTGTCGCCATGGGCGCTGCTATCCAGGCGGGCCGGGAAATGGGACTGGATTCCTCCGGCATATTACTGGATATTACCCCCTATACCTTTGGCACGTCTGCTTTGGGAGAATTGGACGGTGTGATGACCGATAGCCTTTTTGTGCCTTTGATCCGCAGAAATACAAAACTGCCCGCTGTTAAAAGTGAGGTGTTCTGGACTGTTGTTCCCGGGCAGGAAAGAGTACAGGTCCAGGTGTATCAGGGGGAGGACCGTGATGCATTGAATAACATTCTCATTGGCAATTACCGTCTTGATTTAAGTCCGGATCAGCCGTCCGAAAGCCCGGTCATTTTAAAATATGAATTGGATTTTAACGGCATACTCAAAATAACCGCCATTGAAAAGAATACGGGCAAACAGATTACCGGTGTGATTGAAAATGCTTTTTCCGAAATTTCCCAGGACACTGTGTCGGCGTCAAAAAGCAAGATTGATGAAGTCTGGGAATCCCAGGATGATGTGGATACGGCAGTAAATGATTCCGATGAAGAAACGGGGGCCCCGGATGAAATGCCTGAAGCGTTTTTGTCTCTTATTTCCAGGGCCAGGGATGTCCTTGAAGACGCTTCTGCCGAAGATTGTGAGGAGATTATTAACCTCATTGAAGATATCGAGACACTGGTTGCTGATAACAATCTGGACGAGGCCCAAGAATCAGCCCAAGCCCTTGAAGATATTCTTTTCTATCTTGAATAA
- a CDS encoding YggT family protein — protein MLILSNLFMAVAIVLDYALNIYLWIVIASAVLSWVNPDPYNPIVRFLRKATEPVFYQIRKHLPVTFGGLDMSPIVVFLVIIFLQNFLVKTLIGLAHSM, from the coding sequence ATGTTGATACTGTCCAATTTATTTATGGCTGTTGCCATTGTTCTTGACTATGCTTTAAATATTTATTTGTGGATCGTTATTGCCTCGGCCGTACTGTCCTGGGTAAATCCGGATCCGTACAACCCAATAGTTCGGTTCCTCCGCAAGGCAACGGAGCCGGTGTTTTATCAAATCCGTAAACATCTTCCCGTAACCTTCGGCGGTCTGGATATGTCCCCGATTGTTGTATTTTTAGTTATTATTTTTCTTCAGAATTTTCTTGTAAAGACCCTCATCGGCCTGGCCCATTCAATGTAA
- the tatC gene encoding twin-arginine translocase subunit TatC — MSDQEERSPFTEHLGELRDRLVRAFIAVGVGFIAAYFFKEQLFDILTAPLVTAMAKSGNAKLIFTGLPEAFFTYLKVALLAGIILATPVLFYEFWMFVSPGLYREEKKYILPIIILSLIFFIAGASFGYFIVFPYGFQFFLGFTTETIQAMPSMKEYLSFASKMLLAFGFVFELPLVLTFLSRMGLVTPAFLKKNRKYALLIFFVGAAIITPPDVVTQIMMAMPLILLYEIGILGAKIFGKASKSDSEEENDDDDEQEEELSEFDDDPETDDINSDLEN, encoded by the coding sequence ATGAGCGACCAGGAAGAAAGAAGTCCTTTTACCGAGCACCTGGGCGAATTGCGTGACCGTCTGGTTCGCGCCTTTATTGCCGTGGGTGTGGGTTTTATTGCCGCCTATTTTTTCAAAGAACAACTATTTGACATTCTGACGGCCCCCCTGGTAACCGCCATGGCAAAAAGCGGCAATGCAAAACTGATTTTCACAGGATTGCCCGAAGCCTTTTTCACCTATCTTAAAGTGGCACTGCTGGCAGGCATTATCCTTGCCACCCCGGTACTGTTTTATGAATTCTGGATGTTTGTCTCTCCGGGGCTGTATCGGGAAGAAAAAAAATATATCCTGCCCATAATCATTTTATCGCTTATTTTCTTTATTGCCGGTGCCTCATTCGGATATTTTATTGTTTTTCCATACGGGTTCCAATTTTTCTTAGGCTTTACCACGGAAACCATCCAGGCTATGCCTTCCATGAAGGAGTACCTTTCCTTTGCATCGAAAATGCTTCTGGCCTTTGGATTTGTTTTTGAGCTGCCCCTTGTCCTGACCTTTTTATCCCGCATGGGCCTGGTGACACCCGCCTTTTTAAAGAAAAACAGAAAATATGCCCTGCTTATATTTTTTGTGGGTGCGGCAATCATTACCCCACCAGATGTGGTTACCCAGATCATGATGGCCATGCCGCTTATTCTTTTGTATGAAATCGGTATTCTCGGGGCAAAAATTTTCGGCAAAGCATCTAAGTCAGACAGTGAAGAAGAAAATGATGATGATGATGAACAGGAAGAAGAACTATCAGAATTTGATGATGATCCTGAAACAGATGATATAAACAGTGACTTAGAAAATTAG
- a CDS encoding twin-arginine translocase TatA/TatE family subunit, whose translation MFGLGMPEILLILAIALIVIGPQKLPEVAKMLGKAMGEFKRSAQDLKDSIDIETTVKDVNPKPVKKKLKNVVKDIGTEDPKAPQAPDEPESSDKADDDLKDKTPPEPAQDSPDANPPSPASPPETETSNTKK comes from the coding sequence ATGTTTGGTCTAGGAATGCCGGAAATTTTACTGATTCTGGCCATAGCCCTTATCGTCATAGGCCCGCAGAAACTGCCGGAAGTAGCAAAAATGCTTGGCAAAGCCATGGGGGAATTCAAACGATCCGCCCAGGATCTGAAAGATTCCATTGATATAGAAACCACGGTAAAAGATGTCAATCCGAAACCTGTTAAAAAAAAACTCAAGAATGTTGTTAAAGATATAGGTACGGAAGATCCCAAAGCACCGCAGGCTCCTGATGAACCGGAGAGCTCGGACAAGGCGGATGACGACCTTAAAGACAAGACACCCCCGGAACCGGCACAGGACAGCCCTGATGCAAATCCTCCGTCTCCGGCGTCACCGCCAGAAACAGAAACATCCAACACTAAAAAATAA
- a CDS encoding DEAD/DEAH box helicase, with protein sequence MIQDIGTLFEVLRKTNRTTGNLKVPATLAFKMVPTDRGICLTIVDGSGKEVNPGYEFYSGPQRSILKEIARLREQEAFNIDWDEQPADNQFYLNGKDYLLSLLLSSDCFVDARGEKIQLAPGDARVRLSIVQRENQGTEDKNFETSVALWHGPKQLPAMVPVTQTHMLAGNTIYRVKPLGENYDFLFLYETVLSVDLLEQYLTLFFSNLTNVEVSYSGYTVIKGEPKITRPALIFENVSQDQSLHLRVSATYPGFSPDFFDNFDMDQMVSINDMEKNIVISHLVHGDISACFHDIQKTLKRHARNLKQDKAIYAQDNFMVIESALARQFITQELSSLLSRYTILGADKLASYKVKYVQPKLNLHLSHGIDFLEGEANVTLAGETFTINDVLKQYQKNAYVRLNDGSSAVINPDYMEKLARIFKKQKSGIKVSFFDLPLVEELIGEKIAKETFNQSRKIFLGFNQLKNSRTRMPAVNATLRGYQKQGVRWISYLYKHKLGGCLADDMGLGKTIQTIALLASIYPEQKQPTLIVMPKTLLFNWESELKRFAPKLTSGLYYGQTRDIKTMGSQNIILTTYAMVRNDIEQLKEEHFHMVVLDESQNIKNPNSKTSRAVMLLQTDHRFALSGTPIENNMSELYALFRFLNPAMFGTFSDFSKNYLNPIQKNDNKAVAKELKKKIYPFVLRRLKTQVLKDLPDKMEQVLHVDMSREQAALYHQRRLMYKRAIQEEIQAKGLKKSKLFILQAMGELRQIASIPEIKSDNKIISPKREILMDHVADAAAGKHKVLVFANYLHSLECVSQDMEDAGIHHLVMTGATRDRNHIVEQFQQDDTCQALLMTLKTGGLGLNLTAAEYVFLFDPWWNLAAENQAIDRAHRMGQKNTVFSYRLIARDTIEEKILMLQEKKKELFDSLIASDNASIKQMEEEDIDLLLGE encoded by the coding sequence ATGATTCAAGACATCGGCACCCTGTTTGAGGTCTTACGAAAAACAAACCGAACCACAGGCAATTTAAAAGTGCCGGCCACCTTGGCTTTTAAGATGGTCCCAACTGATCGGGGGATTTGTCTCACCATTGTTGACGGCTCCGGTAAGGAGGTGAATCCGGGTTATGAATTCTATTCAGGGCCGCAGCGAAGCATTTTAAAAGAGATTGCCAGGCTACGGGAACAGGAGGCTTTCAACATTGACTGGGATGAGCAGCCGGCTGACAATCAATTCTATCTCAACGGCAAAGATTATCTGCTCTCCCTGCTTCTTTCTTCGGACTGCTTTGTGGATGCAAGGGGCGAAAAGATACAGCTGGCTCCTGGGGATGCCCGGGTCAGGCTTTCCATCGTGCAAAGGGAAAATCAAGGGACCGAGGACAAGAATTTTGAGACCTCAGTGGCGCTGTGGCACGGCCCCAAACAGCTACCCGCCATGGTTCCGGTGACCCAGACCCACATGCTTGCGGGCAATACTATTTACAGAGTTAAGCCCCTTGGCGAAAATTATGATTTCCTTTTTTTGTATGAAACCGTTTTAAGTGTTGATCTTCTGGAACAATACCTGACCCTGTTTTTTTCTAATCTCACCAATGTGGAAGTCTCTTATTCCGGATATACCGTCATCAAAGGGGAGCCTAAAATCACCCGGCCTGCCCTGATATTTGAGAATGTTTCCCAGGATCAATCCCTGCATCTGAGGGTCTCAGCCACCTATCCTGGATTTTCCCCGGATTTTTTTGACAATTTCGACATGGATCAAATGGTATCAATCAACGACATGGAAAAAAATATCGTCATCAGTCATTTGGTTCACGGGGATATTTCCGCCTGTTTCCATGACATCCAGAAAACCTTAAAACGCCATGCCCGAAACCTGAAACAGGACAAGGCCATTTATGCCCAGGACAATTTTATGGTCATTGAATCCGCCCTGGCACGACAATTTATCACCCAGGAACTGTCCTCCCTGTTATCACGGTACACGATCCTGGGTGCTGATAAACTTGCATCCTACAAGGTTAAATATGTGCAGCCCAAACTGAATCTGCACCTTTCCCACGGCATTGATTTTCTTGAGGGCGAGGCAAACGTAACTCTTGCCGGGGAAACATTCACAATCAATGATGTTTTAAAACAATATCAAAAAAACGCCTATGTGCGGTTGAACGATGGTTCAAGCGCCGTTATCAATCCCGATTATATGGAGAAGCTGGCCCGGATTTTTAAAAAACAAAAATCCGGGATTAAGGTCTCTTTTTTTGATCTTCCGCTGGTGGAGGAACTAATCGGCGAAAAAATCGCCAAAGAAACCTTTAACCAATCCAGGAAGATTTTTCTGGGATTCAACCAATTAAAAAATTCCAGAACACGGATGCCCGCCGTCAATGCGACTCTCCGGGGATACCAGAAACAGGGGGTCAGATGGATTTCTTATCTTTACAAGCACAAATTAGGCGGCTGTCTTGCCGACGACATGGGGCTTGGAAAAACAATTCAGACCATTGCGCTTCTGGCGTCAATCTATCCGGAGCAAAAACAGCCAACCCTGATCGTAATGCCCAAGACCCTTTTGTTTAACTGGGAAAGCGAACTAAAGCGGTTTGCGCCAAAACTGACATCCGGCCTTTACTATGGCCAGACCCGGGACATAAAAACAATGGGTTCCCAAAATATTATTTTAACCACTTACGCCATGGTGAGAAACGATATTGAACAATTAAAAGAGGAACACTTTCACATGGTTGTTCTGGATGAGTCCCAGAACATCAAGAATCCCAATTCAAAAACATCCAGGGCGGTGATGCTTTTACAGACCGACCACCGGTTTGCTTTGAGCGGTACTCCCATAGAAAACAATATGAGCGAACTCTATGCCCTGTTCCGGTTTTTAAATCCAGCCATGTTCGGTACCTTTTCCGATTTTTCAAAAAATTACCTGAATCCCATCCAGAAGAATGATAACAAGGCCGTTGCAAAGGAATTGAAAAAAAAGATATATCCTTTTGTCCTGCGCCGGCTTAAAACACAGGTGTTAAAAGATCTTCCCGATAAGATGGAACAGGTGCTCCATGTGGACATGAGCCGGGAACAGGCAGCACTTTATCACCAGAGACGGCTGATGTACAAACGGGCCATTCAAGAGGAAATCCAGGCTAAGGGGTTGAAAAAATCCAAGCTTTTTATCCTTCAGGCCATGGGGGAACTTCGCCAGATTGCCTCCATTCCCGAAATCAAGAGTGACAATAAAATCATCTCCCCGAAACGGGAAATTCTCATGGATCATGTGGCGGATGCCGCGGCCGGCAAGCACAAGGTGCTGGTGTTTGCTAATTATCTGCACTCCCTGGAATGCGTTTCCCAGGATATGGAAGATGCCGGCATCCATCATCTGGTCATGACCGGGGCCACCCGGGATCGAAACCATATTGTGGAACAGTTTCAGCAGGATGACACCTGCCAGGCCCTGTTGATGACCCTGAAAACCGGAGGGCTGGGACTAAATCTGACAGCCGCCGAATATGTATTCTTATTTGATCCCTGGTGGAATCTTGCCGCAGAAAACCAGGCCATTGACCGGGCCCACAGGATGGGCCAGAAAAATACCGTGTTCAGTTACCGCCTCATTGCCCGGGACACTATTGAAGAAAAAATTCTCATGCTCCAGGAAAAGAAAAAAGAATTATTTGATTCCCTTATTGCCAGTGACAACGCCTCCATCAAACAGATGGAAGAAGAAGATATTGATCTGTTGCTGGGAGAATAA
- a CDS encoding DivIVA domain-containing protein codes for MGVTPLVIKQKEFSTRFRGFDVQEVDAFLEDVARELESQEIALENVRQENRRLNLENQGYRKREESMKNAMIQSQKVLDQMKENAEKSAQVTIANAEVEAEKILNQAHKRLSQLHSDITELKRQRIQLEMQISSVLESHSKLLEMTKEENKAADESDTGLKFIRRA; via the coding sequence ATGGGTGTTACACCACTGGTGATCAAACAAAAAGAATTTTCCACCCGTTTTAGAGGGTTTGATGTACAGGAAGTGGATGCCTTTCTTGAAGATGTGGCAAGGGAGCTTGAATCCCAGGAAATTGCCCTGGAAAATGTCAGGCAGGAAAATCGCCGGCTGAATTTGGAAAATCAGGGGTATAGAAAGCGCGAAGAATCAATGAAGAATGCCATGATTCAGTCCCAGAAAGTACTGGATCAGATGAAAGAAAACGCGGAAAAATCGGCCCAGGTAACAATTGCCAACGCAGAAGTTGAGGCTGAAAAAATTCTGAACCAGGCCCATAAACGTCTTTCCCAGTTACACAGCGATATTACGGAACTCAAACGCCAGCGTATCCAGCTTGAAATGCAGATCAGTTCGGTGCTTGAATCGCATTCAAAATTGCTTGAGATGACCAAAGAAGAAAACAAAGCGGCCGACGAATCAGACACGGGCCTGAAATTTATCCGACGGGCCTGA
- a CDS encoding HEAT repeat domain-containing protein has protein sequence MMVVLDQINTMEPWSVGHKRCPVCGKGATWHAVGYSACRDCFLKALEIELIREDISDWGWERFSLSLSSSGSIKERLLALIHFRDFQTMEDMEKLLIENLGFDSDHPLAWYTRQKAYEACCFFEDSEKMLKSILSTKEFASWQQKANMVKVCCDINLEDPKVITFIEQMANDPSPNVRSHVAGTILDTKEAWAKKLCAQLRYDKNPLVRDVFERGQDNRETGYNLIPYTQRDEEAGMTGRARAVKKQVAPYNKTEMAISCYCDFPMQEQVYTLYLSHLPDLLGKNKYTEKNYTPKELAALKENTTDSCVRLLAAAVSNDFLFNSILEKLPEDVVQLLYIVAWECEECESRIAEQKLVQLMEKDLPADSVAGKKKPLHESVEKDPAYFMFGIIKNYAYYLHDTYSICIKYPLRSVIKKRLPPVEFVRLAPLADIKGKVQQVHEDNQDIFRQLPPILSFMAQGNLKFSKNGKEVLKGSLKKMANACGIDEFYINGDNELKYLKAKLLADFFSCMSPWQAKELEDLPGFLKTRINQYFSFKGFKGHSSRSMFAHVKRQMEEFDSNDAEINMRKNFKKILDLLPEKKWIATRDLAATAFYDGIDFNPFSKVYEFTSLYITRNLPNSSSRDNVYLQKLPTIDILTLPYIKAMMFLMGALGIVELGYSMPENNIVRQYNKSWLSFYDGLKYVRLTGFGSYVIGRKKRFSHDITTQSAEIEVDEHKTMLSIYGNDPVKQMVLEAVGQQITNSSYMVSYQSFLEDCSTHKDVENKIQFFRDNISAEPPRIWELFFNEVLARMNPIEPVPTVSVFKVKPDRELLTLLTTDNILKKYVIRAENHHIIVKTSDVSKVKKRLALFGFFIS, from the coding sequence ATGATGGTAGTGCTTGATCAAATAAATACAATGGAACCCTGGAGCGTAGGCCATAAAAGATGTCCTGTCTGTGGAAAAGGTGCAACCTGGCATGCCGTGGGATACTCTGCATGCAGGGACTGCTTTTTAAAAGCGCTGGAAATCGAACTTATAAGGGAAGATATCAGCGACTGGGGCTGGGAACGGTTTTCCCTTTCTCTTTCTTCTTCAGGGTCCATAAAGGAACGCCTTTTGGCGTTGATCCATTTTAGAGACTTTCAAACCATGGAAGACATGGAAAAACTTTTGATTGAAAATCTGGGATTTGATTCAGACCATCCCCTGGCCTGGTATACCCGGCAAAAGGCCTATGAAGCCTGTTGTTTTTTTGAGGACAGTGAAAAGATGCTCAAATCCATTCTGAGCACTAAAGAATTCGCTTCATGGCAGCAAAAGGCGAACATGGTCAAGGTTTGCTGCGATATAAATTTAGAAGATCCAAAAGTCATTACGTTTATTGAACAAATGGCCAATGATCCAAGTCCGAATGTACGAAGCCATGTGGCAGGCACCATCCTGGATACTAAAGAAGCCTGGGCAAAAAAATTGTGTGCCCAATTGCGTTATGATAAAAACCCTCTGGTCAGAGACGTATTTGAGAGGGGACAGGACAACCGGGAGACAGGTTATAATTTAATACCGTATACCCAGCGGGATGAAGAAGCCGGGATGACTGGGAGAGCCAGGGCTGTAAAAAAACAGGTCGCCCCTTACAATAAAACGGAAATGGCCATCAGTTGCTATTGCGACTTTCCAATGCAGGAACAAGTTTACACCCTTTATTTGAGCCATCTCCCCGACCTTTTGGGCAAAAACAAATATACGGAAAAAAATTATACCCCAAAAGAGCTGGCAGCGCTTAAAGAAAACACAACAGATTCATGTGTCAGGCTGCTGGCCGCCGCTGTATCCAATGATTTTTTGTTTAATAGCATTCTGGAAAAATTGCCCGAAGACGTTGTACAGCTGCTGTATATCGTTGCGTGGGAATGTGAAGAATGCGAAAGCCGTATAGCGGAGCAAAAGCTGGTTCAACTCATGGAAAAGGATTTGCCCGCAGACTCGGTTGCAGGTAAAAAAAAGCCGTTACATGAGTCAGTGGAAAAAGATCCGGCCTATTTTATGTTCGGAATTATAAAAAATTATGCCTATTACCTTCATGATACGTATTCCATATGTATTAAATACCCTTTGCGGTCAGTTATCAAGAAACGTCTGCCTCCGGTAGAGTTTGTCCGCCTTGCTCCTCTGGCCGATATAAAGGGCAAGGTTCAACAGGTGCATGAAGATAACCAGGATATTTTTCGGCAATTACCCCCAATTTTAAGCTTTATGGCCCAGGGCAATCTCAAATTCAGTAAAAACGGCAAAGAGGTCCTTAAGGGCTCTTTGAAAAAAATGGCCAATGCCTGCGGGATTGATGAATTTTACATCAATGGCGACAATGAACTCAAATATTTAAAAGCAAAACTTCTTGCCGATTTTTTCAGCTGTATGTCCCCATGGCAAGCAAAGGAACTGGAAGATCTGCCGGGCTTTTTAAAAACAAGAATCAATCAATACTTTTCCTTCAAAGGATTCAAAGGCCATAGCAGCCGTAGTATGTTTGCCCATGTCAAGCGTCAGATGGAAGAATTTGATTCAAACGATGCTGAAATAAACATGCGCAAAAATTTCAAAAAAATTCTTGATCTCTTACCTGAAAAAAAATGGATTGCCACCCGCGACCTTGCGGCGACGGCATTTTATGACGGCATTGATTTCAATCCTTTTTCAAAGGTCTATGAATTTACCAGCCTGTACATTACCAGAAATTTGCCCAATTCTTCCAGTCGTGACAACGTATATCTGCAAAAACTTCCAACCATTGATATTCTGACCCTTCCTTATATCAAGGCCATGATGTTTCTTATGGGGGCTTTAGGAATTGTAGAACTTGGTTATTCGATGCCTGAAAACAATATTGTCAGACAATACAACAAATCCTGGCTCAGCTTTTATGATGGATTAAAGTATGTGAGATTAACCGGGTTTGGAAGTTATGTTATTGGCCGAAAAAAGCGTTTTAGCCATGATATCACAACCCAGTCAGCCGAGATTGAGGTTGATGAACACAAGACCATGCTCTCAATATACGGGAATGATCCTGTCAAGCAAATGGTATTGGAGGCTGTGGGGCAACAAATCACCAATTCAAGCTATATGGTCAGTTACCAGTCTTTCTTAGAAGATTGCAGTACCCATAAGGATGTTGAAAACAAGATACAATTTTTCAGGGATAATATTAGTGCAGAGCCGCCCCGCATCTGGGAACTTTTTTTCAATGAGGTCCTGGCACGGATGAATCCCATTGAACCGGTGCCGACCGTGTCTGTTTTCAAAGTAAAACCCGACAGGGAACTTCTGACACTCCTGACAACGGACAATATATTGAAAAAATACGTTATCCGGGCAGAAAACCACCATATTATCGTTAAAACATCTGATGTTTCCAAAGTTAAAAAACGTCTGGCTCTTTTTGGGTTTTTTATCAGCTGA
- a CDS encoding DEAD/DEAH box helicase has translation MKQIISFIKTLFTGKSKNQDAVATTPETRTPEPAPKFLDREAGTAKKTRPKPKKPRWTLEKFQVDPQEGKTRFHDFKLTTGLMHAICDLNFKYCTDIQARLLPHTLDGRDATAKAQTGTGKSATFIITLIDRFVRTSVKREKKYPRALILAPTRELVYQIEKDFKGLAKYSHLRIVPVFGGTDYHKQQTLLTDKPVDVIAATPGRLLDFISKKLIDLSRVEIVVIDEADRMLDMGFIPDVRRLIYMTPHKDKRQTLFFSATLTDDVLRLAESWTRDAVRIEIDPEQAAADTITQIVYLTTEEDKFKNVCNLLISEKLERVIIFVNRKDTARYLSEKLSRYGLNAGVLSGDVAQDKRFKVLNRFKTGDLNFLVATDVAARGLHIENISHVINYDLPIEPEHYIHRIGRTGRAGATGTSISFADEMSSFQIPKIEEVLGHKVSCEYPTATLEADLPTPAPPPSKKSFNQNQTKGVNKGKKPYGRRRSPPKKTAPKRP, from the coding sequence TTGAAACAAATAATCAGCTTCATAAAAACACTTTTTACCGGAAAATCCAAAAACCAAGATGCCGTCGCAACTACTCCGGAAACCCGGACACCCGAACCGGCTCCAAAATTCCTTGACCGGGAAGCCGGGACGGCAAAAAAAACTCGCCCAAAACCCAAAAAACCGCGCTGGACCTTGGAAAAATTCCAGGTCGACCCCCAGGAGGGAAAGACCCGATTCCATGATTTTAAGCTAACCACAGGGCTGATGCATGCCATCTGTGACCTTAATTTTAAATACTGCACAGATATCCAGGCCCGGCTTCTCCCCCACACCCTTGACGGCCGGGACGCCACGGCCAAGGCCCAGACCGGAACAGGCAAAAGCGCCACTTTTATAATTACCTTGATCGATCGGTTTGTCCGCACATCCGTCAAGCGGGAAAAAAAGTATCCCCGGGCCCTGATCCTTGCCCCTACAAGGGAACTGGTTTACCAGATAGAGAAGGATTTCAAGGGACTTGCCAAATATTCCCATCTTCGGATTGTCCCGGTTTTTGGCGGCACGGATTATCACAAACAGCAGACCCTTCTCACGGACAAACCCGTGGACGTCATAGCAGCAACCCCGGGACGCCTTCTGGACTTTATCTCAAAAAAACTAATTGATCTGTCCAGGGTGGAAATTGTTGTTATTGACGAGGCGGATCGAATGCTCGACATGGGATTTATCCCGGATGTCCGCCGCCTGATTTACATGACACCCCACAAGGACAAACGCCAGACCCTGTTTTTTTCCGCCACCCTCACAGACGATGTGCTCCGCCTGGCCGAATCCTGGACCCGGGATGCCGTACGCATTGAAATTGATCCGGAACAGGCGGCTGCGGACACCATCACCCAGATTGTCTATCTGACCACGGAAGAAGATAAGTTTAAAAATGTATGTAACCTTTTAATCAGTGAAAAACTTGAGCGGGTTATCATCTTTGTCAACCGCAAGGATACGGCCCGGTATCTGTCGGAAAAATTATCCAGATACGGCCTGAACGCAGGGGTCCTGTCCGGGGACGTGGCCCAGGACAAGCGCTTCAAGGTACTTAACAGGTTTAAGACCGGGGATCTCAATTTCCTGGTGGCAACGGATGTGGCGGCCAGAGGGCTTCACATTGAAAACATCAGCCATGTAATCAACTATGATCTACCCATAGAGCCCGAGCATTACATTCATCGAATCGGACGCACCGGCAGGGCCGGCGCCACCGGCACCTCAATAAGCTTTGCCGATGAAATGAGTTCGTTTCAAATTCCGAAAATTGAAGAGGTCCTTGGCCACAAGGTCAGCTGCGAATATCCCACAGCAACCCTGGAGGCGGACCTGCCGACACCGGCCCCACCTCCTTCAAAAAAATCGTTTAACCAGAATCAAACAAAAGGGGTTAATAAAGGAAAAAAGCCTTACGGAAGACGAAGAAGTCCCCCCAAAAAAACGGCACCCAAACGACCATGA